The Larimichthys crocea isolate SSNF chromosome X, L_crocea_2.0, whole genome shotgun sequence genome segment aaaaaacagactgCTATCGCtactgttctgttttctcttgtgCGGTTCCTGTCACCAGCAGCAGGTTGCAGGCCATGAACTGGACGTTCAGTACGTTGCTGGTGTTTCCAGTGTACAGTCCCACCAGTTCGCTGGACGAGCCGTCAGCCGGCGTCCCGCCGTGGGAATTCCGGATGTCCCACACCCGGACTGAGTTGTCCATAGACGACGATGCCACCAGGCTGCTGTCAGGGCTGAAAGACAGGCTGGTGACGCTGTCTGTGTGCCCCCGCAGGTCTTTGAACAGCGTCCCTGTAGCCAAGTCCCATAGCTTCACCCTCTGGTCCTCGCCAGCGGACGCCAGATACTTCCCATTAGGTGAGAAAGCGAGTGACAGCACCGGTCCACGGTGGCCTGTGAAGAGGCGAACAGACGCCCCCTGCTGGGTGCTCCAGAGCCGGACAGTCTTGTCTGTGGATCCAGTGGCCAGGTAGTTGGAGTTTGGGTGGAATTTGACACAGTCGACGTCTGAAAGATGCCCAGCATAGACCCGCAGTGGGTAGGTGCGAGAGAAAGTCCAGAGGCGGGCCGTGCGGTCGTGGGAGCCGCTGGCAAAGTAAAGGCTGCAGGGGCTGACGTCCACGTCCCACACCGGGTAGGCATGGCCCTGGTAGAGCGCCGTGTTGGTGAAGCTACCCAGATCCCAGTAGCGGATGGTTGTGTCCTCAGAGCAGGAGAGCAGGCCGGagctgtccatcaggaaagcGGTACGAAACACTGGGCCGCTGTGACCTCGCAAAGTCTTTATCTCGCTGCCAGAGCCATCTTCCTCATCCACCTGAGGAGAGAAGATGTGTGTGATCAAGGCAGCTAACATCAAATGTCACAAACTGTTGGAAAAGTTTCAGTCAGTATGATATTAAGCAAAGCTTGGCTACAcgattaaaaacacactcaagACATTTGTAACAACCCTGCAGTCaactcacttcctcctccagtACGTCGCAGGCCAGGTGGATAAGCGACACGTCAGCCTGATGTGGTTTGGCCTTCAGCTTTCTGGCCCGGAGGCTCCACAGCTTCACGGTGGAGCTGTCAAAGCCGGCAGACAGCAGCCGGCTGTCAGCCGATACCTCTGCAGTGTTCAACATCTGCTCCGTGTGATGGAAGGCGTAAAAACACACGGTGGTGAGCGTCGGGGGACCCTCGCGGACTTTCTTGATGCAGTCCTGCAGAGCCTCCAGGGCCGCCTCACTCTGAGGTATGCCTGCAGGGACCTCCACCCCTTCCCCACCCTCTGCCCCATCCACTCCCGcccaggaggaggtggagtttGGGGCTGCGGTCGCTCCACCTGCAGCTCCGTACAGCTGGTAGTCTGTGCGCCTCGAGGCAGtgacctccacctgcaggtgtGTGCTGAGAGCCCTGCAGAGGGCGCTGTTGTCTTCGCTCTGCAGGTAACGCAGCAGGTAGCTGTGGGCTGGCTCTGTCAGGTGAACCACGTACTTGTGCTCCAGGAAAGCGCTCAGCTTGGGGTTGGCTGCAACATCCTGAGCGGTGAGGACATGGCGGAGCTGCTCTATAGTGGCACGCTGCTCGCTGTCCTGAAGAAAGGCACCGTGGAAACGACTGTAAAAACCATCTACTGCCCCCTTCAGGCCACAGTGCACCATATCCAGGTGGAGGTACACGAAGAGCGGGTAGAGAATGCTGCTCACCTCCTTTGCCCAggatatttctgtttctgatttaAGGGAAATTAAAAACGAGGTCACAGAGCATCCAAATATGACATAAATATGATTTGGTGGATAGAGCAGACATTTTAACTAGTGATTAGTCGTAATAGAGCTTGACTGATCCTGGAAAATATCAACATATATGAGACAACATGTAAGCCATCACTGATGTATTTTTGATAGGCCAATATTGGCCCACCGACACACACAGttgtgtaaacacacattcatctttATTGACGGTGCAGCAGGAATATGAATGTGGTACCTGACAGAAAGGAGCGCAGCCTGGCGTACTGAGCCTCATACTGTCCTGGGTCAGACTGGCAGGGTGCAGCCGAGACGATGTTGGCACACCCGGACTCTGTCTGCActgctcagagacagagagacaacagaAAGTAGAAACACCATCAGTGTGAGCAAAATATAGGTTATGCAGAATGGCCCATTTCAGAGCGTATCACAACATTGTAATATAGGAAGTGTTCacatgtaagcagcattttaaaaacagctggttgcatgaagctgatttaaaaacattaaacctgGACAGTTTGAATAACACAGACGTCCTGTACAAGAAAGGTCAGAGTCGTCTCCTTTCACTGAGCACTGAGGTCCTCTCTGATACCGATGCGAAGGTGGatgcacagagagacagaaaaaagactcaacaaatTGGTCAAgagggccagctctgtcctggactccaaagaggaagtgggggagaggatCATCAccaacaactcctctcacctcctgcatgagactgtggtggTCTTTAACAGCTCCTTCAGTGACAGACtgatactcccaccatgtagGAAGGAgtgctaccacaggtccttcattcctacagctgtcagactctttaacacctgCGTGACTTCATGGCTTTTGTCTTTATATCTGATGGGTAGTTTATAGATcccgcacactcacacaccccgGTGGTATTTGTACTTCTTTAGTCAGATTAAACCTTTTCTCAGGGCTGTGTAGCTGCACACAAACTCTACACACCTGTGTATAGGGCCTTCATCTTTGCTCACCTGTGAGGCTAGCAGCCATCTCCTCGGCTGATTGGAAGAGCTTGGCTCCCTTCAGGGACCCATCAGTGTCCACATACTGCCTCCGCTTCAGGTACTGAGCCACGGCATACTGGATCTGCTCAGTGCGAACCCGCTTCATGACCTGcacaccaaacaaacagtgtcACACACCTGCACATCACTTCCTCTGCTAAAGATAAGCCTCGTCAATCACACCAGAGTGTGAAAAAGATTAGGAAACACAGCGCGTgtgttacaaagtgctttaaacGTGGTCCATCGTCTCCATGACGACATTAACCCGCTTGAACGCAGCATCTTCCCTGTAGCTAATTAGCTAGCGAAGAAGCGAGATAACGTGGTGTTTACTAAATGAATACGCGCTTGTGTGTAGTCTAAATACGTGTGTGCTAGGCTGAATCTGACGTGGAGCCTGCACCAGCTTCAATCCAGTCCAAACACCGACAGGTTTCTACTTTGAAGGCGGGTGTCTGAGCTGAGCTAACCGGCTAACTTAGCGCCAGTGGCAGCGGGCCTCCAAACTTTTAGCGGGATTGATCCGGATCCCGCAGCCGCGCCGGCCAAAGAGGAGTACTCACTGCATATCGTCCTGTCCTCCGTCCTCTGTTACTGTAGGCAAGCTGGTGGGCTTTCAAAAGCGACTCAGTTTCCAGGTAAAGCTACGCCGCTGCCTGTCGTTGCCGCCGCTCCATCGTGGTTTTCCGCCCCCCGGTCAGCCGAGCTTTCATCTCTGATGGGTAACAGCGGCTGTCGTCGATCGACTCGTCCGCCTggcttcatcatcaccatcatcaccacggTACAGCTATCGAGGATCAACTACTTATGTCTGGATCATGTCTTTTCGAAATTTaaaccaacaaataaacaaacacgcGCCAAAAATATTCAGCAGACAGCAAATAATTCATATTAAAGTCAACTTTTAGAAGAGCTCCATAGTGCTCACCAGTTATaccattaacaaaaaaaaatacaagttaagatcaaataataataagagtCACTGAAgaacatcagaaaaatgtatagatatatagataatagatactttataaatgtatatatatttataatgtttttaataaatattttatatgtatttatatatgtacactatctttaataaatattttataaatgcatatatatattttaaataaatattttatatatatttatttatgtatactgtcgttaataaatactttatatatatttatatatgtatactgtCTTTATAAATTTTTATAaatgcatatatattttttaataaatacttttctatatatatattgcatatatattttttaataaatactttatatatattatattatgatacTGTCGTTAATAAATACTTATAAAtgcatcataaataaaaaaaacatatgttaataaatactttatatatatttatatatgtatactgtctttaataaatattttataaatgcatatatattttttaataaatactttatatatatttatatatgtatactgtcgttaataaatattttatatatattttatatatatatttatacgGTCAGTGACGTTTCTCTGGTGGGCGGGACTTCCCGTTGACGCATTTCTCACGCGACAGCACCGCGCGCTGTTCGGAGAAGGGCTCGCGGTGGCAGtcggtgtttgtttgtttgtttcgcGGTAAAACTTGGCACATTTCTCCACTTTCTGAGCAGCACGGGGTACCACAGCAGGCATGTTTAGTCCCCGCACCGCCCCGGGCTCCGGCCGCAGGCAGCAGGGCAGGACCACCGGGAGGAAGAGCGTCTCCAGCAGCCTGCTGTTCTCCCCGCGCAGGACGCCTCTGTCGGCGAGGTGAGAGGAGACTGAGCTCATGTTTAACAGCAGTCTAACACAATACCAAACCCTGCATTAATGCAGGTTGTGTGTTGATTGAACTGTATGTTCGTGGTGCTGTGATTACTGTTATTCTTCAACCCTTTATATAAACGAGTGTAGTCTGGATACTAGAAATGTCTCTTCATATAATGTATCAGCTCCACAAAGTGGTGGCTTTGGTTCATCATTTAGCTGATGGTCCTGAGCATATGTCCACTTTGTCTCTCCCCATCAGGTCAACACCCACCAGAGTACAGAGCCATGCAGCTGCTGAATGGATCAACTACGATGTGCAAACCTTTGGCTCGTCGCTGCCTGTCAAAGTGATGGAGGCCCTGACGATGGCTGATGGTAAAGGAAGAGGGGATTTAgatctcctgtttgttttctgtctgtcagggtTTGTTAAAGACACTGACTCCTGTTCTTTGTGTTGTCCGTCCCTCTCAGCTGATGATCAGATTTCAGTGAAGGTGAATGAGAGCGGCTGGGCCTGGATGGTTTGCGGAGAGCGACTAATCATCTGGAAGATCTGTCAGACTGCTGTGGCTAAGGTATAGTTCAGCCCCACGGAAACCACAAAACATCAACTGTCCCCCAGTCCAGAGGTTTACTcatacagtgaaaaaaaaaagagcaaagaataCTTTTCAGGACAGTTTCTACAGAGCCACCGTCACAAGAAttgtttatacatttaattatCGATCATTTGGGACCAGAACAAGTTGCTCTACAAAACTTGAACTTTTATCTTTTGTTATTCAGCTGTAAAATTAATATATTTGACTGTTAgtcggacaaaacaagcattcttatgctgctgtatttttgtatttggttGTATGTGGTGTAAAAAGCTTGAGAAACACACTGCTCTGATGCATTGAAAATTTCTTTAGGTGCAGTTAGAGAAGAAAAGCTCAcagatttataatttaattttaagtttCACCAACTCTTTGCATGTCTTCctgcagctgtcagtgtgtAAGGAGCTGCAGCTGCCCAGCAGTGAGTACAATTACACAGCTGACCTCGTGGCTGTGACGTCCAATGCTCCTCTGGAGACTGCTGCCGTTCAGTCTATCTCTGTCCTGGCGGTGGCTGCAGAGGGAATGGCTCGCTTGTGGCCCAGCCTGGCGCAGGAGGGCAActacacagagacagatgtgGACCTGGGGGATCTCTGCaactttgttgttgctgtcagaGTAAGTACATCttcaataaatctaaaatgtaCTCTAACCTGGCAGCAGACTGGTTACCAAACTCTCTCTAATGCACTAGCTGCTACAAGCcgctttttatttgtaattcaTCACAGAAAAACGTTTTCAGAGTCTGGTTTGAACCTTCAGCTCTAATCAAAGAGGACCTCCCcgctgttgttttctgttcttatCGCTgacttttctctcctctgtcaggGTGGAAGCTTCGTCTTGTCCTCAGTGAAGAGCCGGCTGCTGAGAGCGAGTGTAGATTCTTCGGGAAAGCTGCAGTACCGAGCCCTGCAGCAGGGTCAGGGAATGCTCTCTGGCATCGGACGCCGGGTCTCCAGCCTGTTCGGCATCCTCTCCCCACCAGCCAACGACACAGTGAGTCATGCTAACACCACAATCTCTATAAAATTTAAGTGTTATTGTTACTGTGTTGATTCAGTTAGTTGAACATGTGTGCTCAATGGTAAGAACATAACACAGATGTTATGTTTAGGTCTTGTTagtttattcagttttttgaaGCCTCGGCTGTAGTTTCAGTTGAAGTATTTTCAgcacagttgttgttttctgctctAGCTCCACAGTGTGCTGTGGATTGGCGGAGCCAGCTGCCTGTACACGCTGACCAGCTCCAGCCTGAGTAAATGGGAGGTGGATGACAGCTACGAGCACCAGATCCTCAGCTGGGACGCCCAGAGAGCTCTGACAGAGAGCATTGCAGACGCCATCTGGGTCAGTAGAAGAATAGAAAGCTAAATAAAGTAAACAATCCAGAAACTGTAATTCAAAATGCAGTTGTAACTGTTTTGTTAAATCAAATATCAATTTCTATACACAATACTTCTGAATGTCTATCAGTGTCAGGCTCTACATAACAACATTTCTCTCCACCAGGGTTCAGAGAGCAACTatgaggagatgaaggagggagTGAATGTGACATACCTGGATATGAAGCTCAgccagtaagtgtgtgtgtgtgtgtgtgtgtgtgtgtgtgtgtgtgtgtttgtgtgtgtggccttctgtttttttcacacttaagaataaaattatttttaaagatattttcagCTTAAGTTGAAATATTAGGTTCTAGATTTAAAAATGTACCAACCTGAAGATTCTTTCTGTTGATTATTATTAATCCTCTCTTAACTGAATATGATAGATAACCTCTTAAATCAAGGTAAGCAAATAAATCTTCCCTGCAAGTAGCCAAATGGAAGCTTGAGATTTATAATTGGGAATAATCTGTGATTAAAAAGGAGGAGCCTTCCATCCAGAAACTCACACATCAAAAAAGTGTACTGGTGAGTTAAAGGAGTATTTCTGAGAGGTAGATTTGCTAGCTGCCTATAAGGTACTGTACAAACAGAcatgttgtctttattttcatgcGCCTTCTCTACTATGAGGAGATGTTATCAGTATGCTTTGCTCTACGCCACTGGTGGAAGAGTATATCTCAGGATGAACTGAGCTGGAGTCTGTGCTGTATGTTTTCCAGAGCCGGCCTGGTCGTCTTGGCTGCTGCCTGGCACCCGTCTGACACTCCCTGTCTGGCTTACTTCTGCCTGGTCACCCTGCAGGACAACGGAGCTGCTATCTCAGACCAGTTCATCGTGGAAGTCACCAAATACAACCCTCCATTCCAGGTCAGTCCTGGTCCTGATACTGCAGGGCTGGATTAAAATTCAGTTTAGTGTGTAGTGAGTCTTTTTTACTGGATCTATTAAAGGTTCAGTTACAGACTCTCATCTCTTTTGGTATCCATGCAGATAgtactggttttatttaatgaGGTTTTTAGATCCCTGCCTCAGGTGGAGGCAATACAGTGGAGgtgaatgtacatttttaaactttttaattaCCCCTGATCCAGAGTAACTGGGACAATTTTTATAAAAGTATTGTAAACAAACTAATTTCCTTTCACTGACAGTTGGTGTCTCAAAACTTGGACAAATGCAGTCAAAACTATTTTAATACTAGATACTATTGAAGGTCAAGTATAGAAAATATCAGTGTAATTGGTGTGAACTGATCCTTGTGCAAATATAGTATAAAGATCAACTTGCAGACTTGCAACTGTCTTGAGATGATGCTGTTGTCTCTACCTTTCCctaagttttattttcagtcatgTATTTCAAAGATGAACACTTAATTTTGCACACGTCTTGTTTCCTCAGAGTGAGGAGGCCCTACAGTCTACCCGGCTGGTGTTGCCACGTTCCCCTGGCTCCACTGCCTTCCTGTATAACGAGGAGATGGTGTTTGCTTGCTCGACAGGAACCAGCAGGGGAGGACTACCTGATGAGAAAATCAGCTTTAACTCATCTGGTGAGAAAATAAATCTAAAGGGAAATGCTTCAGATGAACATGCATTTTATCAGTTTAGCCAAACTTTATAAAATCCAGAGTGATGAAATTAAGATTAAATTTatgaacaaacactgaatgtctCTGCATGTCTCCCGTGTTGTTCCTGTCCAGGTGATGGTGTACGTGGAGGAGGCAGTTGCGCCAACCTGCCAGTGTTTTTCTCCCAGAACAGTGGCCTGGTGGCGGTGGTGGCCAGGGAGAGCGCCTCTATTTTGCCAGAGACCATGGAGGACTCGCTGTGCTCCTCACTGGTTGCAGGTCCAGAGGTAAAACTCAGACTGAAAGCAGCCCAGCATAAGTGTCAGATCTGCTCCAGGTCCTGCAGTTATAGATGatacaacacattaacacattaacacgTTATGATTGGCTGTATGtccaaaaaaaagattagaagGAAACATTAACTGCTTCAGCCCATCGTCTGTTACTACCTGCACCTGCCGAGCGACTGGCTACATGAGAAAGGAAGCAAgaagagtgtttgtttgtgtgatatcAGCATGCAGCTGATAATTAGTTTTACCAGCCTCTCTCAGGACTTCcaattaagaagaagaaaactgaaaagaagcaaagaaaatgtgattatgCACATTACTGTGATTATTGAAAATGCACTTTACGattctgtgttttcaggtttCAGCAATGGAGACTCCAACCAGATCAGAGCCTGTAGCTCAGGAGGACAAAACCAAACTCCTGAAGGCGGCTTTCCTGCAGTTCTGTCGGTACgtcaataaacaaaatctttttattGATAGCTTGAAAATCCTACATCAAACAGTCTATCagtttatcaaaaaaaaagctttttattgaCGAACCTTTCGGGTTTATCAAGTAATAATCAATCAAATATATTGGTCACAAATATAAAGAGTTGCTTTTCTCTGCATCCTGTTGTAAATTCTCTGTTTGCATCACTTTGgattttattgaacattttattgaacaaaagGATTTAGTCGCTGTTATATGGTAAATAAAAGTCGTCTTTCTTTTGTCAGTAATGATCTTGTGGGAGCTCAGACGGTCACAGACGAGCTCTTCCCCActgatggtgatggtgaggagggagctgagctggacGGTGTGGTGACACGAATCAACCTGGATCTGGTGGACGATTACCCGGCCTCAGACCCCCGCTGGGCCGAGTCTGTCCCTGACGGTGAGGGAAAAATTAAATACCAGACAAAAATCTAACAGTATTGTTTGCTCTAGATGTCCAGTAATATTGATACAGATCAGACttataatacaatacaacatatattacatgtttgttttttaatttatttgccCTAATGGATCCTTTTTACATCATGTCCATCACATCTGTCTTCAATGCTTGTCCTACCTTTACTGGCAGATGACTTTTAAATACATTGCAGAAACATGACAGTAGTCGATGAGAAATACCAATTATATTAAATAACCTGAAGATCATGGACATTCTTAAACAAGTCATTCAAACTCTTTTGTacttttgacatgttttttaattacaaatgtttctattttctccCAGAGAGCGCTGGAttccctctcacctctctcatCATCCTCCACCAGCTGGAGGACAAGATGAAGGCCCACGGCTGCTTCATGGACTTCCTACTCcaggtacacaaacacaaatacaccctgtgttattttaaaaaaacatcatattttagaGGTGCATTGATCTCTTAAAGAATTCAGCATTTAAACTTAATGCCATACCTACCTATAACATCATAAATGTCCAGGTGGTGGTGCTAGTGTACCAAAAACTAATCCACTCTGCGGACAATTTGGTCAGAGATTCAGGTGTAGCCTTGTGTCACCAGACTCAAGCAGAGGGACCTCACTCTTAAGTAGTCATAGGTCAAGAACTACTACTTTGTGGCTGAAAATAGAAACACGTTGGTGGATGTAGAGATCAAAGAATCATCCACGTCCTCTCCTGTCAGGTGGGTCTGCTGGACCGGCTCGGCCAGGTGACAGTGCGCTCGACCCCCATAGCAACACGCTTGATGTTGTGCGAACACGCCGAAAAGCTTCAGGCAGCCATGGTACTGAAGAACCACCACACCAAACACCCCGAACTGGTCAACCGGGCCATCGGCATCGCGCTGCAGAGGAACAACACTGCCGTGCCTCCCAGCCTCACCGCTGCAGACGTCTTCTTTAGAGAGGTTTGTGCGTGACTCTTTCCTGCTGCGATGATCCACGTGGTGTGGTGTGCTGGGTTAAAGCTTTGCTTTCGGTGCGCCCACAGGTGTCTCAGATCTCCTCAGTGTTCGATtgtctgctggaggaggaggagcgcaGTCTGAAGGACAACCCAGTCGACTCAGTGCAATGGGCTGAAGTGGTTCTCACTGTCAACACCATCATCAAGGTACAACACATTCATTATTTCATGATGGGTGATAGTGTGCTACCAAAGAGGGAGACACTGACATTACCTTAAACACAcatagtgatttaaaaaaaaaaataaacattgtctCTGTGTATTTGCAGGACATTCTTCAGGCAGCTGGCCAGTACAGGGAGACCAAATCCTCCATGTACAGAGCTTCTGAAAATGCTGCTACAGAACCCGAGTATATCCCATGGACAGGTAAAACTCTTGCTTAAAACTTATGGTCACTGCAGCCTGAAAACTGTCCC includes the following:
- the taf5l gene encoding TAF5-like RNA polymerase II p300/CBP-associated factor-associated factor 65 kDa subunit 5L, yielding MKRVRTEQIQYAVAQYLKRRQYVDTDGSLKGAKLFQSAEEMAASLTVQTESGCANIVSAAPCQSDPGQYEAQYARLRSFLSETEISWAKEVSSILYPLFVYLHLDMVHCGLKGAVDGFYSRFHGAFLQDSEQRATIEQLRHVLTAQDVAANPKLSAFLEHKYVVHLTEPAHSYLLRYLQSEDNSALCRALSTHLQVEVTASRRTDYQLYGAAGGATAAPNSTSSWAGVDGAEGGEGVEVPAGIPQSEAALEALQDCIKKVREGPPTLTTVCFYAFHHTEQMLNTAEVSADSRLLSAGFDSSTVKLWSLRARKLKAKPHQADVSLIHLACDVLEEEVDEEDGSGSEIKTLRGHSGPVFRTAFLMDSSGLLSCSEDTTIRYWDLGSFTNTALYQGHAYPVWDVDVSPCSLYFASGSHDRTARLWTFSRTYPLRVYAGHLSDVDCVKFHPNSNYLATGSTDKTVRLWSTQQGASVRLFTGHRGPVLSLAFSPNGKYLASAGEDQRVKLWDLATGTLFKDLRGHTDSVTSLSFSPDSSLVASSSMDNSVRVWDIRNSHGGTPADGSSSELVGLYTGNTSNVLNVQFMACNLLLVTGTAQEKTEQ
- the nup133 gene encoding nuclear pore complex protein Nup133, with the translated sequence MFSPRTAPGSGRRQQGRTTGRKSVSSSLLFSPRRTPLSARSTPTRVQSHAAAEWINYDVQTFGSSLPVKVMEALTMADADDQISVKVNESGWAWMVCGERLIIWKICQTAVAKLSVCKELQLPSSEYNYTADLVAVTSNAPLETAAVQSISVLAVAAEGMARLWPSLAQEGNYTETDVDLGDLCNFVVAVRGGSFVLSSVKSRLLRASVDSSGKLQYRALQQGQGMLSGIGRRVSSLFGILSPPANDTLHSVLWIGGASCLYTLTSSSLSKWEVDDSYEHQILSWDAQRALTESIADAIWGSESNYEEMKEGVNVTYLDMKLSQAGLVVLAAAWHPSDTPCLAYFCLVTLQDNGAAISDQFIVEVTKYNPPFQSEEALQSTRLVLPRSPGSTAFLYNEEMVFACSTGTSRGGLPDEKISFNSSGDGVRGGGSCANLPVFFSQNSGLVAVVARESASILPETMEDSLCSSLVAGPEVSAMETPTRSEPVAQEDKTKLLKAAFLQFCRNDLVGAQTVTDELFPTDGDGEEGAELDGVVTRINLDLVDDYPASDPRWAESVPDESAGFPLTSLIILHQLEDKMKAHGCFMDFLLQVGLLDRLGQVTVRSTPIATRLMLCEHAEKLQAAMVLKNHHTKHPELVNRAIGIALQRNNTAVPPSLTAADVFFREVSQISSVFDCLLEEEERSLKDNPVDSVQWAEVVLTVNTIIKDILQAAGQYRETKSSMYRASENAATEPEYIPWTASGGVSGVRTVISRQHEIILRSVYPHADSELRSALCEQLVALLDIYLSGYVAQLTSLQQQRPPGSQQERYNSLEMEYSQRRSELLAPLLDLGQYQWVAALAEKYCDFDILVQMCEQTDNQNRLQHYMAKFADQNFADFLFRWYMEKGKRGKLLSQPAAQHQQLASFLQSHQHLSWLHHINVHDYRSAHRTLYSQANMETRYFVKKKTLLALSKLTVLASDLPEDELNKKVNDIVEQERFLLHQETLPRQLLEEKQQNPDTMPLLSAYNLIQLYICDDNRRANEYDFKKALDLLEYIDEEDEVDTDSLKCEIFGKALRRDDWSSADGTDDPLEAAKDSTFVKILLKLIQEGVPLQTYLPDVKELLDLDELSSLKSKPYFEFVLRANYEHYLQAQM